The Caldicellulosiruptoraceae bacterium PP1 nucleotide sequence TGTGCATATATATTAGCAATGGATACCTTTGGACCTATTACTGATAATGCAGGTGGTATTACAGAAATGTCAGGGGCTCCAGAAGAGGTAAGACTAGTCACTGATAGACTAGACGCATGTGGTAACACTACAAAAGCATTAACAAAAGGTTATGCAATAGGTTCTGCTGCTTTGGCAACATTCTTACTTTTCTCAGCTTATCTTGATGAAGTTAAAAAAATATTAGGTAAACCATTAGAATCATGGTTTTCTGTTGATATTGGAAAACCAGAAGTATTTATTGGAGCATTTTTAGGAGCTATGATAGTTTATTTGTTCTCTTCAACTGCAATTAGAGCAGTTGGCCGTGCTGCTCAATATGTAATCCTTGAAGTAAGAAGACAATTTAAAGAAATCCCTGGTATAATGGAAGGAACAGCAAAACCAGATTATGCAAAATGTGTTGATATTGTTACACGTGGAGCATTAAAAGAAATGGTAATACCGGGATTAATTGTTGTAGCTGCACCAATTATTGTTGGTGTATTACTAGGAAAAGAAGCTGCAGCTGGATTTTTAATGATTGGAACAATAGCTGGTGTTATCCTTGCTTTATTCTTAAATAATGGTGGAGGAGCTTGGGATAACGCTAAGAAGTTTATTGAGCTTGGTAATTATGGTGGAAAAAGATCAGAGGCTCATAAAGCAGGTGTAGTTGGGGATACAGTAGGTGATCCATTTAAAGATACTGCTGGTCCATCATTACACGTTTTGGTAAAATTGATTAGTACAATTACACTTGTTTTTGTCGCATTATTTAGATAGTTTTTCTGAAAAAATATGGTTATTTATGATAAAGGTTATGGTATAATTTTATTAGAGGAATAATTATTTAAGGAGGGCTCAAGATGGGTCTTTTTGGATTAGGAGTACCAAAAGACATAAAGGATTTAGGTAAAGACATCTGTGAGCCGCTAAAAGTTGAATACATCGAAGGGCATCCAAACATTAAATATCAAGGTCCGATGACTTTACATGTTTGCCAAAATGGTTTTTACTTTATTGATGCTTCAAAAAAACATTATGGGATTGTCAAATGGATAGATTTTAAAGATGCTACCCCAAGTAAAACAAGTGATAGAAGAACTATAATATCGACAAAAGACTATAAAATCTATTTACTTGGGATTGAAGAACGAGTTTGTGAAATATTAACTAAAAAAATGGCAAGTTAAAGAAAATCCCTGCTTTTTATAAGCAGGGATTTTCTTTTCTTGATAATGTTAAAAATTTTCTATAAAATAGAGAGAGGCAAAATAATAAAAAGGAGATGAAAGAAGTGAGCATTACTAATAAGGATGTTGAATATGTAGCTCATTTAGCAAGGCTTACATTGAATGAAAATGAGACTGAAAAAATGACACAGGAACTTAGTGCTATTATTGATTTTGCAAATAAATTATCAGAATTGGATACTGATAATGTAGAAGCAACTGCACATGTACTTGACTTGAAGAATGTATTTCGAAAAGATGTTGTTCAAGATTCATATGATAGAGAAGAGATTTTAAAAAATGCTCCTACACATGATGAAGCATGTTTTAAGGTTCCCAAAATAGTTGAATAATGTACTAAGGAGGTATATATTTGATATGGTACAAAATCTAACAGCTCACGAAACAATTGATTTGATAAAGTCTAAGAAGGTTTCTTGTAAAGAGGTAACAGAAGCTGTGTTAAATAGAATTAATAGTGTAGAAGATAAGGTAAAAGCCTATATTACTTTAGATTCAGAAAATGCATTAAAAAGAGCTGAAAAATTTGATGAAAAAATTTCAAAAGGTGAAGATGTAGGACCACTATATGGTTTACCTCTTGCAATAAAAGACAATATATGCACAAAAGATATTAAAACAACTTGTGCATCAAAGATTTTATATAATTTTGTTCCACCATATGATGCAACTGTTATCAAAAAATTAAAAGACGCAGGAATGAATATAATTGGGAAGCTAAATATGGATGAATTTGCAATGGGTTCCTCAACTGAAAACTCTGCATTTCATACAACACGAAATCCATGGAACATAGAAACAGTTCCAGGAGGTTCAAGTGGTGGATCTGCAGCATGTGTAGCAGCAGATGAGGCTTATTTTACATTAGGATCAGATACTGGTGGCTCAATAAGACAGCCAGCTTCACTTTGTGGAGTTGTAGGGATGAAACCAACATATGGGAGAGTATCAAGATTTGGTCTTATTGCTTTTGCATCATCACTTGACCAAATTGGACCATTAACTAAAGACGTAACTGATTGTGCTTTATCAATGAATATAATATGTGGGCATGATCCATATGATGCAACATCAGCTCCAATTGCTACTCCAGATTTTACTAAAGCTTTAGTTAACGATGTCAAAGGAATAAAAATAGGTGTTCCTAAGGAATATATGGAAAAAGGTATTAATGATGAAGTTAGAAAATCAGTAGAAAAAGCATTGGAATTATTAGAATCTTTAGGAGCTACATGGGAGGAATTTTCGATACCAATAGTAGAATATGCACTTCCTACTTATTATATTATTGCATCATCAGAGGCAAGTTCAAATCTTGCAAGATATGATGGCGTTAAATATGGATATAGAACAGAATCTTATGATGATTTACTTGATCTATACAAGAAAACAAGAAGTGAAGGATTTGGTGCTGAAGTAAAGAGAAGAATTATGCTAGGCACTTATGCATTATCAGCAGGTTACTATGATGCATACTATAAGAAAGGGCTTAAAGTTAGAACATTAATTAAAAATGCCTTCGATGAAGCTTTTTCAAAATATGATGTTATTATATCTCCTACAAGCCCTACTACTGCATTTAAAATTGGTGAGAAGGTTTCTAATCCAATTGAAATGTATATGTCAGATATTTGCACAGTTCCTGTTAATATAGCTGGGTTACCTGCAATATCAATACCAAGTGGATTGGATAGTAAAGGACTTCCTATTGGACTGCAGATTATTGGTAAGGCTTTCGATGAAGAAACAATATTAAGGGTTGCATATACATTTGAACAAAACAGCAATATTAGAAATATAAAACCAAAGATATAAGAGGTGAATAAAGAATGGATTATGAAGTTATAATAGGACTTGAAGTACATGCTGAACTTGCAACAAAATCGAAAATTTACTGTTCTTGCACAACAGAATTTGGTGGAGAACCTAATACTCATTGCTGTCCAATATGTACAGGTATGCCTGGTGTTCTACCAGTTTTAAATGAAAAGGTTGTTGAATATGCTGTTAAGGCTGGTTTAGCTACAAATAGCAAGATAAGTAAATTTAGTAAACAGGATAGGAAAAATTATTTTTATCCCGATTTGCCAAAAGCATATCAAATATCCCAATATGATTTACCTCTTTGTTATGATGGGTTTATTGATATACAAATTAATGGGAATATAAAAAGAATAGGGATAAAAAGAATTCATATAGAAGAAGATGCAGGGAAACTATTACATGATCAATGGGATGAAGGATCACTTGTTGACTTTAATAGATGTGGCGTTCCATTGATCGAGATTGTTACTGAACCTGATATTAGATCAAGTGAAGAAGCAAAGGCCTTTTTAGAAAAGTTAAAAGCAATTCTTCAATATACAGAGGTTTCAGATTGTAAAATGCAAGAAGGTTCATTACGTGTTGACGTTAATCTATCAGTAAGACCAAAAGGCAGTGATAAGTTTGGAACAAGAACTGAAATGAAAAACTTAAATTCTTTTAGATCTGTTGTTAGAGCTATTGAATATGAAGCTAAAAGACAAATAGAGGTAATTGAAAATGGTGGAACAATATATCAAGAAACTAGACGATGGGATGATGCAAAAGGCATAAGCCTTTCTATGAGATCAAAGGAAGAAGCTCATGATTATAGATACTTTCCAGAGCCTGATTTGCCTCCAATTGTATTAGATGATGAATATATTGATAATATTAAAAAAAGTATTCCTGAGCTACCTGAACAAAAGAAGGATAGATATGTTAATGAGTATGGTCTACCAGAATATGATGCAAGCCTTATTACTTCATCAAAGTGGTTAGCAAATTATTTTGAAGAAACCATCAAATATACAAACAATATAAAGTCAGCTAGCAATTGGCTTATGGGAGAAATAATGAGAATACTTAATGAAAAAGGCATTGAATTTGACGATATTTACACAATAAAAATAAAGCCAAATCAGTTAGCTAAAATTATTGAATTAGTTGATAAAAAGACAATAAGTAATACAATTGCAAAGCAAGTATTTGAGGAAGTATTTAATACTGGTAAGGATCCTGAGGAAATTGTTAAAGAAAAGGGCTTAGTTCAAATAAGTGACAAAGGCATTATTGTTGATGCTGTAAAAAAGGCTATTGCTGAAAATCCAAATTCTGTTAGCGATTATAAGAATGGGAAAGATAAAGCTTTAGGATTTTTGGTTGGGCAAGTTATGAAACTAACAAAAGGAAAAGCAAATCCGCAACTAGTAAATGAAATTTTAAAAGAAGAATTATCAAAAATATAAACAGATGGTTAGGTTCTACCTAACCATCTGTTTTTTCATTAATAATATTAAGAAATATTTAACAGAATTTTATTGATATTTTTTGGAATTACGGATAGAATATTTAAGTGAAAATTAATTAATGAAGATATCGTAGGAGTTGATAAAATGTTAATAGAAAGATATGGAAATAATAAGGTTATGATTATTAATGATCAAAGGTTTAAAATAAATAGAATTGGAATAGCTTTTATAGATAAATTGGAAAAATTCAATAACACTTTGAATGCTTTGTTTCCAATGGTGTTAATTAGGGGAAACAACAAATATAAAGATTTAAAAGAAATTAATAAATTCTGCGAAATGATGTACGGTGCAAGTCTTTCAGTTGATGTATCAAAAAAAGGGGATTTACAGATAATTAATTTTTCCCTAAGTTTAATAAATGATAATTATTCACCAGAACCTCTTATTAATAAAGCTATTGAATTTTTATATGATATTATCTATGGACCAATTAATTTTGGTGGTGGATTTAATTCTCAAAATATTGAACAAGAAAAAAATAATTTAAAATTGATGATTGAAAGCAGAATAAACGATAAAGTTGAATATGCTATTGATAGATGTATAGAGATTATGTTTGAAGGGGATAACTTTGCTTTATTTGAAAAAGGAGATATTAATGATTTAGAAAATATAAATAAAGAAATTCTTTATAATCATTATGTAAATATAGTGATGAAAAAGCCTTTTTATATATATGCATTTGGTGACTATAATAGAGATAATCTAAATGATATTATTAATAGATATTTCGATTTAAGTAGCAATAGAGAAGTTATCCAAAATAACTTTGATTTTACAAATGCGTTGATAGATACTAAGTATATTAAAGAAGAAATGGAAGTAAATCAAGGGAAGCTTAGCATTGGTATCAGAACTAACATAGATACTCGCTCAGATGAATACTATAAATTGATTTTATTAAATGGTATATTGGGAACTTCTCCAAAATCAAAATTGTTTGAAAATGTAAGAGAAAAAGCATCACTATGCTATTATGCTTTTTCTCGTTTGGATAAATTTAAGCCTATGATGATAATAAGCTCTGGTATAGAAGTTGTTAACTATGATAAAGCATTAAGCTTAATTATTGAGCAAATAGAAGATATCAAAAAAGGAAATATAACAAAAGAAGAATATGAAAGTACAATAAATTACTTTTACACAATGTACAAATCAGTTTATGACAGCCCAAGAGATTTAGTAAACTTTTATTTTAATCAATCACTTATTGATAGAATATATGAACCTTTTGAAATATTTGAATTTATTAGAAAACATTTAATTGAGGATATTGTTACTATTTCAAATAAGTTAGTTATTGATACAGTATATTTTCTAAAAAATAGAGAGGTGTAATATTTTTATGGAAAGAATATATGATAATTACTTAAAAGAAGAAATATATATACAAAATTATCCTTCTGGCTTAAAGGCGTTTGTTATTAAAAAACCAAATTTCAGCAAAGTTTTTGCAGGCTATTGCACTCATTATGGTTCAGTTGATAGTAAGTTTATACATCCTGAAACCAAACAACTCATTGAGGTTCCTGATGGAATTGCACATTTTTTAGAACATAAGCTTTTTGAAGAACAACAAGGAAGTGTTTTTGATAGATTTTCAAAGTTTGGTGGAATGGCTAATGCTTTTACAAGTTTTAAATCAACTGTTTATTATTTTTTAGCTTCGAATAATTTTAATGAAAACTTTGATATTTTATTGGATTTTGTTCAAAATCCATATTTTACTGACCAAAATGTAGAAAAAGAAAAAGGTATTATTGCTCAGGAAATTAGAATGTATCAAGATGATCCAGGTTGGAGGGTATATTTCAATTTACTTCAAGCATTATATGTTAAACATCCTGTTAAAATTGATATTGCAGGTACTATTGAAAGTATAAATAAGATAACAAAAGAAGATTTATATACATGCTATAACACATTTTATCATCCTAGTAATATGATTATTTTAGTATGTGGTGATGTAAATGAAAAGGAGGTATTTGAAAAAATAGAGAAATCACAAAAAATAACAAAATATCAAAGTCTAATTGAAAGAGTATTACCAGATGAACCAAATTATATTAATGAAAAAAACATTGAGATAAATTTATCTGTTTCTTCACCATTATTTTATATTGGATTTAAAGATAACTTAAATGAGCTAACACCTAAAGAAACAATTAACAAGGAACTTACCATGCATATATTAAACGAGTTATTATTTGGTAAATCAACAAAGCTATATAATGATCTTTATGAACAAGGATTAATAAATCAAAATTTTGCTTTTGATTATAACTGTGAAAATGATTATTCTTTTGTAATTGTAGGTGGAGAATCAATAAATCCCAAGAAAACATACGATGTAATTATTGACTATATTAGTAAATATAAACAGCATGGAATAAACGAGGATGATTTCGAAAGATCAAAAAGAGTTGTTGTTGGAAGTATATTGAGAAAATTTGATAATATAGAGAAGATTTCAGTAGAATTCATCAATAGTTATTTTAAATGCGTAAATTTATTTGATTATGCAAAAGAAATTGAAAATATTAAAATTGAAGATTGTATGAAGAGGTTAAATGAAGTATACTCATATAATAATAGTGCTATTTCAATAATAAACCCAGTATAACTGTTATTGGAGTATGATAGCTATGTATGAAAATATTATTACCTTTCCAGGTTTAGGACTAAAATTTGAAATAAATCCTATTGCCTTTAGTATTTTTGGTATAGAAATAAGATGGTATGGTGTTATTATAAGTATTGCTTTTTTGTTAGGATTTCTACTTGCATTATATAATGCTAAAAAACAAGATTTTAATATTGAGTATATTTATGATGTTGTTTTAATTTCTACACCATTTGCCATTATATTTGCAAGGCTATATTATGTTGTTTTTAATTTTGATTTTTATAAAGGTAATATAAAAGAGATACTTTCAATAAGACATGGCGGTTTGGCAATTTACGGTGGAATTATTGGATCTTTAATCTCTGCATTTATATATTCAAAAATAAAGAAGATATCGCTTTTAAAGTTACTTGATATATGTGCCCCATCATTGATTTTAGGGCAAGCAATTGGTAGATGGGGGAATTTTATCAATCAGGAGGCTTATGGTACACAAACAGATTTACCATGGCGAATGGGAGTTTATGATATAAATTTAAATAAAAGGATTGAAGTTCATCCAACCTTTCTATATGAATCAGTGTGGAATTTTATTGTATTTATTATTTTATTCTTATTTTTTAATAAAAAAAGAAGATTTGATGGACAGATATTTTTATATTATATAATACTGTATGCTTTAGGTAGATTCTTTATAGAAGGATTAAGGACAGATAGTTTGATGATTGGTAATTATCGAATATCACAAGTAGTATCAATTATTTTATTTATCTTAGGTATTGTTTTATTAATTTACAAAAATTATCGACACGATTCGATAAAATAAAACAATAATATTATAAATTTTTACTATTGACATAAAATGTATTATATTCTATAATTAATATACAGTTAATTACAGTGGTGATAATTATGATTGTCGAACGTATTACAAAACTCAGAGAAAAATTAGACCAGTTGATAAATGAAAGCGGGGATTATGAGTCTATATATCGTGTTAGTATTGAATTAGATAAACTTATCTTAGACTATTATAAAGAAAAAAATGAAGCATTAATTAAAGAAAGTAATGGTAACATACGAAAAATGAACTGTAGCTATTAATATATAAAAATAAAGAGTATGTGAGGTTATCAAAAAAAATTGATAACCTCTTTTTTTTTATTCTTGAAGGATTTTATAAATTAATATAGAATTATTTTATAAAGTGGTTTAAAGTGGAGGGAAGTGGATAATGTTAATTGGTGAATACAAACATACCATAGATACTAAAGGAAGATTAATACTTCCCTCAAAATTTCGTGAGGAATTAAACGAAAGATTTATAATTACTAAGGGTTTAGATAACTGTTTATTTGGTTATTCACTTCAAGAATGGACAATATTAGAAGAAAAACTTAAAAAGCTACCTCTTACAAATAAAGATGCAAGAGCATTCTTGAGATTTTTTTTCTCAGGAGCAAGTGACGTCGAAGTGGACAAGCAGGGTAGAATTTTAATTCCACAAAATCTAAGAGAATACGCCAATATTGAAAAGGATGTATTTGTAATTGGTGTTATGACAAGAATAGAAATATGGAGTGAAAGCAACTGGCAAAAATATAATAGCCAAGAAAATTTAAGTGTTGATATGATTGCTGAAAAAATGCAAGAATTAGGAATATAGAGGAGATTATAATGAGCCATATACCAGTTTTATTAAATGAGTCTATTAGTTATTTAATAACTAAAAAAGATGGTATTTATATTGATGCAACTTTTGGATATGGAGGGCATTCAAAAAAAATTCTTGAAAGTATTTCTCCTAATGGATTATTAATTGCTATTGATCGCGATATTAATGCTATAAATGAAGGGAAAAAGAATTTTGCCAATATAGATAATTTTAAGCTATATCATTCAAATTTTTCTCAAATTAATGAGATTTTAAAAAATCTTAATATTTCTAAAGTAGATGGAATTTTATTCGATTTTGGAGTTTCTTCAATGCAAATCGATAATCCAGAAAGAGGCTTTTCATATAATAGTGATGCGTTTTTGGATATGAGAATGGATCAAACACAAAAATTATCTGCGTATGATGTTATTAATACTTATTCGGAAGAACAACTTTGTTTTATTATCAAAGAATATGGTGAAGAAAGATTTGCAAAAAAAATAGCAAGAAAAATAGTAGAAACTAGGACAAAAAATGAGATAAAAACTTGTGGCCAATTAAATGAAATTGTAAATAGCGTTGTTCCAAAACCAAGAGATGGATCAAATCCTGCAAGAAGAACTTTCCAAGCTATAAGAATTGAAGTTAATGATGAGCTTGGAGAAATAAAAGAAGCACTTAATAAAGCTATTGATATTTTAAATAGTGGTGGTCGTATTTGTGCAATTTCATTTCATTCACTTGAGGATAGGATTGTCAAGGAATTTTTTAGATTTGAATCTCTAAGTTGTATTTGTCCTAAAGATATACCAGTATGTGTTTGTAATAAGACAAAGACATTAGATATTATCACAAAAAAGCCAATAACTCCATCACAAGAAGAGTTGCAGATTAACAAAAGGAGTCATAGTGCCAAATTAAGAGTAGCCCAAAAGATATAGGAGGGAAATGATATGTACAAATCAAATGTTTTATATAATGACCCATTTGAATATCAAATAGAAGAACGACAAAATAAGTTAGAAGAAGTTAATAAGAAGAATCAGATACGAAAAGAATTAAAAAATGTTAAAAATAGATCTAGAAAGGAATATATAAAAAGAATAATAATTATTTCTATATTGGGTTCACTGATTTTTTTAATGATTGCAGGCTTTGTTCAAATAACCTTTGAAAGAGATAGACTTTATTCATTGCAGAAAGAGCTAAAAGAACAAATAGATATAAACAAAGAATTAAAGATAAAAATAAATACCTCTGTTAACTTAATAGATATAGAAAAAATAGCAAAAGAAAAATATAATATGAACGATATAATAGATTCACAAGTTATATATGTTTCAATTAATAATAAAAATAATAATTCGAGTACCATTGCTAAAGATCAAAAAGCAGAGTATGATAATAATATTGTGACTTCAATAATAAACTTTATTAAGAAGGTCTTTTAATGTTTGGAGGAAGTAGATTGAAAGAGGCTTCAATAAAAATAAAGAAAAGAATTCTATTTTCGTTAGTTATTTTTTTAATGTTATATATTGTATTAGTAATGAGGCTTTCTTATCTTCAACTTATTAAAGGTGAAGAGTATAAAAAGAAGGCTTTTTCTCAGTGGACTAGAGAAAAATTTGTTGCTCCAAAAAGAGGTAATATTGTTGACAGAAACGGCAAAATACTTGCAATTTCAGTTTCAGCAGATACTGTTGTTGCAACCATAAATCAAATAAAGGACAAAGAATTAACGGCAAAAACATTATCGAGTATTTTAAATATAGATTATAACAAAATACTAGAAAAATTAAATCAGAAAAACGTCTCAGATGTTTACATAGCAAAAAATATTGACAAAGAAGTATCAGATAAAATACGAAAGAAGAATTTGCCAGGGATATATTTAACAGGTGGGACAAAAAGAGTATATCCTAATGGCAATTTTTTGTCGCATGTTTTAGGTTTTACTGGTGCTGATGACCAAGGACTTTATGGAATTGAATATCAGTATGATAAATATCTAAAAGGAAAACCAGGTAGTATTGCATCAGAAACAGATGCAAAAGGTAGAACAACTCCATTTTCTCAAGAATTTTTCAGAAAGCCAATTGATGGATATGATGTTATGTTAACCATTGATGAGACAATACAGCATTTTGCAGAAAAATATGCTACAAAAGCTTTATTAGAGAATAAAGCAAAAAGTGTAACGATTATAGTAGAAAAGGTTGACAATGGAGAAATATTAGCATTGGTTAACAAACCTGATTTTGATCCAAATAATCCACAGCAATTGCTTTTTAAAGAAAGATATCCTGATTATGAAACTAAGACATTACAAGAAAAATTGAACATTATTCAATCTCAATGGAGAAACAGAGCATTAAATGATACTTATGAACCTGGATCTACTTTCAAAATTGTTACTGCTGCAGCAGGTCTTGCTGAAAATGTAGTAAATGAAAATAGCGAGTTTTACTGTAAAGGTTATGTAAATGTTGCAAATACAATTCTTAGATGCTGGAGATATTACAATCCTCATGGACATGAAAATTTTGTCCAAGGTGTTCAAAATTCATGCAATCCTGTTTTTATTGAAGTAGGGCAAAGACTTGGGAAAGAAAATCTATATAAGTATATTAATGCATTTGGTTTTGGCCAAAAAACAGGTATTGATCTTCCTGGTGAAGCAAAAGGTATTGTTCAGGATATTAATAAAGTTGGGCCTGTTGAACTTGCTACAATTTCATTTGGCCAAGGGATAAGTTCTACGCCAATACAAGTAATCAATATGATAAATACTGTTGCAAATAATGGTATTTGGGTGAAACCACATATTGTAAAAAGTATATATGATAATGATAAAAAGTTAATTAAAAGCTTTGACTCAGATCCTAAAAAAAGAGTTTTACCAGAATCGGTAGCTAAAAGGCTACAAGATATTTTGAAAACTGTTGTATCAGAAGGAACTGGTCATAATGCCTATATCATAGGTTATAGGGTTGCAGGAAAAACTGGTACCTCTCAGAAATATGACAAAACTACAAAAAGATATATAGCATCTTTTGGAGGCTTTGCTCCAGCTGATAACCCTTTGATAAGTGTATTGATTGTTATTGATGAACCAGATCCTTCGTTGTATTATGGTGGTCTTATTGCTGCACCAATTGCTCGAGAATTAATTAATGATATAATGAAATATTATGAAATCGAACCTCAATATACACAAGAAGAATTAAAGAAAATTGAACTTTATAAAGAATATATGGTTCCAGATGTAGTTGGATTAGATGTTGAAAAGGCAAAACAAAATATTATTGACAGCAAGTTTAAATATATCATTGTTGGAGATAAAGATAAGATAGTGAAACAAACACCAAAGCCTGGTTTTATGATAAAAGAAGGCTCATCAATTATTTTATATACTGAGGACAAAGAGATGCAAAAAGTTAAAGTGCCATCAGTTTTAGGTTTGGATATTCAATCTGCTCAGAACATATTAAACCAAAATATGCTTAACATAAGAATTCGAGGTATCAAAGGTAATGCAATAAAACAAGATCCTAAACCAGGTGAAGAAGTTAATGTAGGCACAATTGTGGAAGTTGAATTTGTAGATAAAGAGAATGCTGAATAAGGAGATGACTCTTTATGAAATTTTCAGATTTAATTAAAGTAGTTGATATTAGTGAATTAAAACTAAATGAAGACTTTGTTGTAAATAATGTATCATGCAATTCAAAAGAAGTTAATGCTAATGATGTTTTTGTTTGCATTAAAGGATTTAAGACTGATGGACATTTATTTATAAATGATGCTATCAATAATGGAGCTAAAGCAGTTATTGTAGATAATTTTTATGATACACATATGTTACCCGAAAATATTAATTACGTAAAAACTTCAAATACTCGTAAAGCACTGGCAAAATTGTCTGCTCATTTATATAATTATCCTTCAAAAGAAATGATTGTTATAGGTGTAACTGGGACTAATGGAAAAACATCTACGACATATATGATAAAGTCAATACTTGAACATAAAGGTATTAAAACTGGATTAATTGGAACAATAAAAAATATGATTGGTTATAAAGTAATTCC carries:
- the rsmH gene encoding 16S rRNA (cytosine(1402)-N(4))-methyltransferase RsmH → MMSHIPVLLNESISYLITKKDGIYIDATFGYGGHSKKILESISPNGLLIAIDRDINAINEGKKNFANIDNFKLYHSNFSQINEILKNLNISKVDGILFDFGVSSMQIDNPERGFSYNSDAFLDMRMDQTQKLSAYDVINTYSEEQLCFIIKEYGEERFAKKIARKIVETRTKNEIKTCGQLNEIVNSVVPKPRDGSNPARRTFQAIRIEVNDELGEIKEALNKAIDILNSGGRICAISFHSLEDRIVKEFFRFESLSCICPKDIPVCVCNKTKTLDIITKKPITPSQEELQINKRSHSAKLRVAQKI
- a CDS encoding septation ring formation regulator EzrA gives rise to the protein MYKSNVLYNDPFEYQIEERQNKLEEVNKKNQIRKELKNVKNRSRKEYIKRIIIISILGSLIFLMIAGFVQITFERDRLYSLQKELKEQIDINKELKIKINTSVNLIDIEKIAKEKYNMNDIIDSQVIYVSINNKNNNSSTIAKDQKAEYDNNIVTSIINFIKKVF
- a CDS encoding stage V sporulation protein D: MKEASIKIKKRILFSLVIFLMLYIVLVMRLSYLQLIKGEEYKKKAFSQWTREKFVAPKRGNIVDRNGKILAISVSADTVVATINQIKDKELTAKTLSSILNIDYNKILEKLNQKNVSDVYIAKNIDKEVSDKIRKKNLPGIYLTGGTKRVYPNGNFLSHVLGFTGADDQGLYGIEYQYDKYLKGKPGSIASETDAKGRTTPFSQEFFRKPIDGYDVMLTIDETIQHFAEKYATKALLENKAKSVTIIVEKVDNGEILALVNKPDFDPNNPQQLLFKERYPDYETKTLQEKLNIIQSQWRNRALNDTYEPGSTFKIVTAAAGLAENVVNENSEFYCKGYVNVANTILRCWRYYNPHGHENFVQGVQNSCNPVFIEVGQRLGKENLYKYINAFGFGQKTGIDLPGEAKGIVQDINKVGPVELATISFGQGISSTPIQVINMINTVANNGIWVKPHIVKSIYDNDKKLIKSFDSDPKKRVLPESVAKRLQDILKTVVSEGTGHNAYIIGYRVAGKTGTSQKYDKTTKRYIASFGGFAPADNPLISVLIVIDEPDPSLYYGGLIAAPIARELINDIMKYYEIEPQYTQEELKKIELYKEYMVPDVVGLDVEKAKQNIIDSKFKYIIVGDKDKIVKQTPKPGFMIKEGSSIILYTEDKEMQKVKVPSVLGLDIQSAQNILNQNMLNIRIRGIKGNAIKQDPKPGEEVNVGTIVEVEFVDKENAE